In Nonomuraea sp. NBC_00507, the following are encoded in one genomic region:
- the cysD gene encoding sulfate adenylyltransferase subunit CysD — protein MLQRDYTTSQLDVLEAEAIHIMREVAAEFERPCLLFSGGKDSIVMLRIAEKAFWPAPIPFPLMHVDTSHNFDEVIEFRDRRSAELGARLIVASVQDSIDQGRVVEETGRRASRNRLQTTTLLDAIEEHEFDAVFGGARRDEEKARAKERVFSFRDDFGQWDPKNQRPELWNLYNARIRKGEHIRVFPLSNWTELDVWDYIRREGIEIPSIYFAHTRKVFERDGMLLPDSDVVQRGDDEPLFEAVVRYRTVGDMTCTGAVQSTAATVEEIIEEIAVTRITERGATRADDRSSEAAMEDRKREGYF, from the coding sequence ATGCTCCAGCGCGACTACACCACGTCGCAGCTTGACGTGCTCGAAGCCGAGGCCATCCACATCATGCGAGAGGTGGCGGCCGAGTTCGAGCGTCCGTGTCTGCTCTTCTCCGGGGGCAAGGACTCGATCGTCATGCTCCGCATCGCGGAGAAGGCGTTCTGGCCCGCGCCGATTCCGTTCCCCCTGATGCATGTGGACACCAGCCACAACTTCGACGAGGTCATCGAGTTCCGCGACCGCCGATCGGCGGAGCTGGGCGCGCGCCTGATCGTGGCCAGTGTCCAGGACTCCATCGACCAGGGCCGGGTCGTGGAGGAGACGGGGCGGCGCGCCTCGCGTAACCGGCTGCAGACCACCACGCTGCTGGACGCGATCGAGGAGCACGAGTTCGACGCCGTGTTCGGCGGCGCGCGCCGCGACGAGGAGAAGGCCCGCGCCAAGGAGCGCGTGTTCTCCTTCCGCGACGACTTCGGTCAGTGGGACCCGAAGAACCAGCGCCCCGAGCTGTGGAACCTTTACAACGCGCGCATCCGCAAGGGCGAGCACATCCGCGTCTTCCCGCTGTCCAACTGGACCGAGCTCGACGTCTGGGACTACATCAGGCGCGAGGGCATCGAGATCCCCTCCATCTACTTCGCCCACACCCGCAAGGTGTTCGAGCGTGACGGCATGCTGCTGCCCGACTCCGACGTCGTGCAGCGCGGCGACGACGAGCCGCTGTTCGAGGCCGTCGTCCGTTACCGGACCGTGGGTGACATGACCTGCACCGGCGCCGTGCAGTCCACGGCCGCCACGGTCGAGGAGATCATCGAGGAGATCGCGGTCACCCGGATCACCGAGCGCGGGGCCACCAGGGCCGACGACCGCTCGTCCGAGGCCGCCATGGAAGACCGGAAACGAGAGGGCTACTTCTAA
- the cysN gene encoding sulfate adenylyltransferase subunit CysN has product MSTSRATSKMDILRFATAGSVDDGKSTLIGRLLYDSKAIFEDQLEAVERTSRDRGTEYTDLSLLTDGLRAEREQGITIDVAYRYFATPRRKFIIADTPGHIQYTRNMVTGASTADLAIILIDARKGVLEQSRRHAFLTSLLRVPHLVLAVNKMDLVDYSQERFEEIREEFTAFASKLNVSDLTFIPISALNGDNVVSRSENMPWYLGTSLLHHLENVHIASDRNLTDVRFPVQYVIRPQRATEHAFHDYRGYAGQVAGGVLKPGDEVVHLPSGLTTRIASIDTFDGPVEEAFPPMSVTLRFEDDLDISRGDMIARPNNQPNVAQELEAMVCWMGDGVKLTPRSKLTIKHTTRTARALVRDLHYRLDVNTLHRDEEATSLGLNEIGRVSLRVTQPLFVDDYGRNRLTGGFILVDEATNSTVGAGMIMDGR; this is encoded by the coding sequence GTGTCTACTTCAAGGGCTACTTCTAAAATGGACATTCTTCGCTTTGCCACGGCGGGAAGCGTCGACGACGGCAAGTCCACCCTCATCGGACGGTTGCTCTACGACTCCAAGGCGATCTTCGAGGACCAGCTCGAAGCCGTCGAGCGGACCTCACGTGACCGCGGCACCGAATACACCGACCTGTCGCTGCTGACCGACGGGCTGCGGGCCGAGCGCGAGCAGGGCATCACGATCGACGTGGCATACCGTTATTTCGCGACGCCGCGCCGGAAGTTCATCATCGCGGACACGCCGGGGCACATTCAGTACACCCGCAACATGGTCACCGGCGCCTCCACGGCCGACCTGGCGATCATCCTCATCGACGCCCGCAAGGGCGTGCTGGAGCAGTCGCGCCGGCACGCGTTCCTGACGTCGCTGCTGCGGGTCCCGCACCTGGTGCTGGCCGTCAACAAGATGGACCTGGTGGACTACTCGCAGGAGCGGTTCGAGGAGATCAGGGAGGAGTTCACGGCGTTCGCCTCCAAGCTCAACGTCTCCGACCTGACGTTCATCCCGATCTCCGCGCTCAACGGCGACAACGTGGTCTCCCGCTCGGAGAACATGCCCTGGTATCTCGGCACGTCGCTGCTGCACCACCTGGAGAACGTGCACATCGCCTCCGACCGCAACCTGACCGACGTGCGCTTCCCCGTGCAATACGTCATCCGCCCGCAGCGCGCCACCGAGCACGCCTTCCATGACTACCGCGGCTACGCTGGGCAGGTGGCGGGCGGCGTGCTGAAGCCGGGTGACGAGGTGGTGCACCTGCCGTCGGGCCTGACCACGCGGATCGCCTCGATCGACACGTTCGACGGCCCGGTGGAGGAGGCGTTCCCGCCCATGTCGGTGACGTTGCGTTTCGAGGACGACCTCGACATCTCGCGCGGCGATATGATCGCCCGGCCCAACAACCAGCCGAACGTGGCGCAGGAGCTGGAGGCGATGGTCTGCTGGATGGGCGACGGGGTCAAGCTGACGCCGCGCTCCAAGCTGACGATCAAGCACACCACCCGTACGGCCCGCGCCCTCGTCCGCGACCTGCACTACCGGCTCGACGTCAACACCCTGCACCGGGACGAGGAGGCGACCTCGCTCGGCCTCAACGAGATCGGGCGGGTGTCGTTGCGCGTCACGCAGCCGCTGTTCGTGGACGACTACGGACGTAACCGGCTCACGGGCGGTTTCATCCTGGTGGACGAGGCCACGAACAGCACGGTCGGCGCCGGCATGATCATGGACGGCCGCTGA